A genomic stretch from Sphingomonas faeni includes:
- a CDS encoding FdhF/YdeP family oxidoreductase — protein MSDDRTVEIEDYTAPAGGWGSMKSLVEISVREKVGPEVIRELTRQNKPDGFACVSCAWGKPAHPHVAEFCENGAKATAWELTSFRVTPAFFEQHTVSELLSWKDYDLEQAGRLTHPLKYDPTTDKYTACSWDEAFAGIGAKLKTYDPTKVIFYASGRASLETSYMYSLLARMYGSHNLPDSSNMCHETTSVGLKSAIGSAVGTIHLSDYEKCDAIFYFGQNPGVNSPRFLHPLRDCAKRGVEIVVFNPLKERGLEKFQDPQNPIEMVTGKSTPIASQYHQVKTGGDVGAIMGMCKYLIEADDNAKRINGLPVLDHAFLAEHTTGFEAFAEVARATDWATIEHESGLARTEIEAAAKVYAKSKAVIAVYGMGLTQHVGGIDNVHMVVNLMLLRGNIGKPGAGMGPVRGHSNVQGQRTVGITEKPELAPLDKLAEQYGFEPPREKGWDTIEACEAVLDGSAQAFIGLGGNFVRAIPDHARMEPKWRGLDLTVHIATKLNRSHLLPGETSYLLPCLGRIETDMQGTGPQSVSIEDSFSQIYGSKGKATPAAETLLSEPAIVAGIAKATLAPNPKLDWDAWVRDYARVRDAIEVTYPELFKDYNAKMFTPGGFWKGVPAAHREWKTESGKAEINVPQSLNVTGFEEAEGRFRLMTLRSNDQFNTTVYGYHDRFRGVKGTRDIVFMNRSDMIRMGITDGDDVDLVGDAGGNSDRRLNKLRVVEYSIPEGCVGAYYPESNLLMPVAHHARESHVPAAKSVPVRIEKTR, from the coding sequence ATGAGCGACGACCGGACCGTAGAGATCGAGGACTACACGGCACCAGCAGGCGGCTGGGGCTCGATGAAGTCGCTTGTGGAAATTTCCGTCCGCGAAAAGGTCGGGCCGGAAGTGATCCGCGAACTCACGCGGCAGAACAAGCCAGATGGCTTTGCCTGCGTGAGTTGCGCGTGGGGCAAGCCCGCGCACCCGCATGTCGCGGAGTTTTGCGAGAACGGAGCGAAGGCGACCGCGTGGGAACTGACCTCGTTCCGTGTCACCCCCGCATTCTTCGAGCAGCATACCGTTAGCGAACTGCTGAGCTGGAAGGATTACGATCTCGAACAGGCCGGGCGCCTGACGCATCCACTGAAATACGATCCGACCACCGACAAATACACCGCGTGCAGCTGGGACGAGGCTTTCGCGGGAATCGGTGCCAAGCTGAAGACCTACGACCCGACCAAGGTCATTTTCTATGCCTCGGGTCGCGCCAGTCTCGAAACGTCATACATGTATAGCCTGCTCGCGCGGATGTACGGCAGCCACAACCTGCCCGACAGCTCGAACATGTGCCACGAGACGACCTCGGTCGGGCTAAAGTCCGCGATCGGCTCGGCGGTCGGCACCATCCATCTCTCCGACTACGAGAAATGCGACGCGATCTTCTACTTCGGGCAGAATCCGGGCGTGAACAGCCCGCGGTTCCTGCACCCCTTGCGCGATTGTGCGAAGCGCGGGGTCGAGATCGTCGTGTTCAATCCGCTCAAGGAGCGCGGGCTGGAGAAATTCCAGGATCCGCAGAACCCGATCGAGATGGTGACGGGCAAGTCGACGCCGATCGCCTCGCAATATCACCAAGTGAAGACCGGCGGCGACGTCGGCGCGATCATGGGGATGTGCAAATATCTGATCGAGGCGGATGACAACGCCAAGCGGATCAACGGTCTCCCCGTGCTCGACCATGCGTTTCTCGCCGAGCATACGACCGGCTTCGAGGCATTCGCCGAAGTCGCGCGCGCGACCGACTGGGCGACGATCGAGCATGAGAGCGGCCTAGCCCGCACCGAGATCGAGGCGGCGGCGAAGGTCTATGCCAAGTCGAAGGCAGTGATCGCAGTGTACGGCATGGGCCTGACCCAGCATGTCGGTGGGATCGACAACGTCCACATGGTCGTCAACCTCATGCTGCTGCGTGGCAACATCGGCAAGCCCGGCGCGGGCATGGGCCCGGTCCGCGGTCACTCGAACGTTCAGGGCCAGCGTACCGTCGGGATCACGGAGAAGCCCGAACTCGCGCCGCTCGACAAACTCGCCGAGCAATACGGGTTCGAGCCGCCACGCGAGAAGGGCTGGGACACGATCGAAGCGTGTGAGGCGGTGCTCGACGGCAGCGCGCAAGCATTCATCGGCCTCGGCGGCAATTTCGTCCGCGCGATCCCGGATCACGCGCGGATGGAGCCGAAATGGCGCGGCCTCGACTTGACGGTCCATATCGCGACCAAGCTCAACCGTTCGCACCTGTTGCCCGGCGAGACGTCGTATCTGCTCCCCTGCCTCGGCCGAATTGAGACGGATATGCAGGGCACCGGGCCGCAGAGCGTCTCGATCGAGGATTCGTTCAGCCAAATCTACGGATCGAAGGGCAAAGCGACGCCGGCCGCCGAGACGCTGCTGTCCGAGCCAGCGATCGTCGCGGGGATCGCCAAGGCGACGCTCGCGCCCAATCCGAAACTCGACTGGGACGCATGGGTGCGGGATTATGCGCGCGTTCGCGATGCGATCGAGGTGACGTATCCCGAACTGTTCAAGGACTATAACGCGAAGATGTTCACGCCCGGTGGCTTCTGGAAGGGTGTGCCCGCCGCGCACCGCGAGTGGAAGACCGAGAGCGGCAAGGCGGAGATCAACGTGCCGCAATCCCTCAACGTCACCGGGTTCGAGGAGGCGGAGGGCCGCTTCCGATTGATGACGCTGCGATCGAACGATCAGTTCAACACGACCGTCTACGGCTATCACGACCGCTTCCGCGGCGTGAAGGGCACGCGTGACATCGTCTTCATGAACCGCAGCGACATGATCCGGATGGGGATCACCGACGGCGACGACGTCGACCTGGTCGGCGATGCGGGCGGCAATTCGGATCGCCGTCTCAACAAGCTGCGCGTGGTCGAATATTCAATCCCAGAGGGCTGCGTCGGTGCCTATTACCCCGAGAGCAACCTGCTCATGCCGGTCGCGCACCATGCCCGCGAAAGCCATGTGCCGGCGGCGAAATCGGTGCCGGTACGGATTGAGAAGACGCGCTGA
- the trxB gene encoding thioredoxin-disulfide reductase produces the protein MTTHTTRMLILGSGPAGLSAAIYGARAGMAPIVVQGIQPGGQLTTTTDVENYPGFKDVIQGPWLMEQMQAQAEHVGTRMMWDTIVQVDLTSRPFRLIGDSGDVYEGDTLVIATGAQAKWLGIDSEEPMKGKGVSACATCDGFFYRGKKVAVIGGGNTAVEEALYLTNHSPDVTLIHRRDSLRSEKILQERLFAHKGVTVLWNKEVREFVDGGGNAGLVALELEDTVTGERSRLAVDGGFVAIGHHPATELFRGHIDLDSDGYISVETGSTRTSVEGVFACGDVADKVYRQAVTAAGTGCMAALDAERFLAAAEFAELAEAAE, from the coding sequence ATGACTACCCATACCACACGGATGCTTATCCTCGGCTCGGGCCCCGCCGGGCTCTCTGCCGCGATCTATGGCGCGCGTGCCGGGATGGCACCGATCGTCGTGCAGGGCATACAGCCCGGCGGCCAGCTGACCACGACCACCGACGTCGAGAACTATCCCGGCTTCAAGGACGTGATTCAGGGCCCGTGGCTGATGGAGCAGATGCAGGCGCAGGCCGAGCATGTCGGCACGCGGATGATGTGGGATACGATCGTCCAAGTCGACCTGACCAGCCGCCCGTTTCGTCTGATCGGCGACAGCGGCGACGTTTACGAGGGCGATACGCTAGTGATCGCGACCGGCGCGCAGGCGAAATGGCTCGGGATCGACAGCGAGGAGCCGATGAAGGGCAAGGGCGTCAGCGCCTGCGCGACCTGCGACGGCTTCTTCTATCGCGGCAAGAAGGTGGCCGTCATCGGCGGCGGCAACACTGCGGTCGAGGAGGCGCTTTACCTCACCAACCACTCGCCCGACGTGACGCTGATCCACCGCCGCGATTCGCTCCGGTCGGAGAAGATACTCCAGGAGCGGCTGTTCGCGCACAAGGGCGTGACGGTGCTGTGGAACAAAGAGGTCCGCGAGTTCGTGGATGGCGGCGGCAACGCGGGGCTGGTCGCGCTTGAGCTCGAGGACACTGTGACCGGCGAGCGCTCGCGGCTCGCGGTCGACGGGGGATTCGTCGCGATCGGGCACCATCCGGCGACCGAGCTGTTCCGTGGGCATATCGATCTCGATTCGGATGGGTATATCTCGGTCGAGACCGGCTCGACGCGGACCAGCGTCGAGGGCGTGTTCGCGTGCGGCGACGTCGCGGACAAGGTGTATCGGCAGGCTGTGACGGCGGCTGGGACGGGTTGCATGGCGGCGCTGGACGCCGAGCGCTTCCTGGCGGCGGCCGAGTTCGCGGAACTCGCCGAAGCCGCTGAATAA
- a CDS encoding pyridoxal-dependent decarboxylase, exosortase A system-associated, which translates to MKPIGALPPEFAAQTDALVIAGRAADDWAMHAGDTPLFVYDMAVVAARISRFRAAMPAIDLHYAIKANPHADLLTTIAPLVDGLDVASSGELAKALAVKPAASISFAGPGKRDDELVAAISAGATLNVESEGEAARTFAIGDRLSLTPRMAVRVNPDIELRGSGMRMGGRASPFGVDAVRAAALVKAVVAAGADWRGFHIYAGSQALDAGAIVETQAATIALAARLADESGVAPPLVNLGGGFGVPYFAGDVALDVERVGGALAEALASRPAILAETRFAIELGRWLVAEAGVYLTRVIDVKESQGETFVVVDGGLNHQLAASGNFGTVVRRNYPIAVAARMGQEAADTVSVVGPLCTPLDRLGDKIALPPVEVGDLIAIFMAGAYGASASPTAFLGHPPAAEIVTAI; encoded by the coding sequence ATGAAACCGATCGGTGCTCTTCCTCCCGAGTTTGCTGCGCAGACAGACGCGTTAGTCATCGCAGGCCGAGCGGCTGATGATTGGGCCATGCACGCCGGCGACACACCGCTGTTCGTCTACGACATGGCGGTAGTAGCCGCCCGCATCTCGCGATTTCGCGCGGCGATGCCGGCGATCGATCTGCACTATGCTATCAAGGCGAATCCGCATGCCGACTTGCTGACCACCATCGCTCCGCTGGTCGACGGGCTCGACGTTGCTTCCTCGGGGGAACTCGCCAAGGCGCTCGCAGTCAAGCCAGCGGCTTCGATCAGTTTTGCCGGGCCCGGCAAGCGTGACGACGAACTCGTTGCAGCGATTTCCGCCGGTGCGACGCTCAACGTTGAATCCGAAGGCGAAGCGGCGCGGACGTTCGCGATCGGCGACCGGCTCAGCCTCACGCCGCGCATGGCGGTACGCGTGAATCCCGATATCGAACTCCGCGGCTCGGGCATGCGGATGGGGGGGCGTGCTTCGCCGTTCGGGGTTGATGCCGTGCGCGCGGCGGCGCTCGTGAAGGCGGTCGTCGCGGCGGGCGCGGACTGGCGCGGCTTTCATATCTATGCTGGCAGCCAGGCGCTCGATGCCGGTGCGATCGTCGAGACGCAGGCGGCGACGATCGCGCTCGCGGCACGGTTGGCGGACGAGTCGGGCGTCGCGCCGCCGCTCGTCAATCTCGGCGGCGGTTTTGGCGTGCCGTATTTTGCGGGGGACGTGGCGCTCGACGTCGAACGGGTCGGCGGTGCGCTGGCCGAAGCGCTGGCATCCCGTCCTGCAATCCTTGCCGAAACGCGGTTCGCAATCGAACTCGGGCGCTGGCTCGTGGCGGAGGCGGGCGTCTACCTGACCCGCGTCATCGACGTGAAGGAGAGCCAAGGCGAGACCTTCGTCGTTGTCGACGGCGGCCTGAACCATCAACTCGCGGCGAGTGGCAATTTCGGCACCGTCGTTCGCCGCAACTATCCGATCGCGGTCGCCGCGCGGATGGGCCAGGAGGCTGCGGACACCGTGTCCGTCGTCGGTCCGCTCTGTACTCCGCTCGACCGGCTCGGTGACAAGATCGCTCTCCCGCCGGTCGAAGTCGGCGACCTCATCGCGATCTTCATGGCGGGCGCATACGGGGCGAGTGCCAGCCCGACCGCGTTTCTCGGGCATCCACCAGCCGCCGAGATCGTTACTGCGATATAA
- a CDS encoding formate/nitrite transporter family protein translates to MSTGYTSTIDTYATLAATKAEALRRSPAGFFAGAILAGTYIGIAMILALSTGSGLEPGVRPLVMGATFGLGLILTVFAGAELFTGYVMYLGFGLAKRTITVAEAVKLTAVVWIGNLIGGLILSAVFAAGGGGAVFANADTMFHAYVQHKVEASAVALLARAVLCNWLVCLAIWTAARMTGDAAKCIAMAWILLAFVAAGFEHSVANMTALTLGLMVPNPSIDITGMVRNLAIVSVGNIIGGLVFVVGGYLAAAKTDAVLAAK, encoded by the coding sequence ATGAGCACCGGTTACACGTCGACGATCGACACCTACGCTACCCTTGCCGCAACCAAGGCGGAGGCGCTTCGGCGCTCTCCGGCAGGGTTTTTCGCCGGCGCGATCCTCGCGGGTACATATATCGGCATCGCGATGATCCTCGCGCTCAGCACCGGGTCGGGGCTCGAACCGGGCGTGCGCCCGCTGGTAATGGGCGCGACCTTCGGACTCGGGTTGATCCTGACCGTGTTCGCGGGCGCCGAGCTGTTCACCGGCTATGTGATGTATCTCGGCTTCGGTCTCGCAAAGCGGACGATCACCGTCGCGGAGGCCGTAAAGCTGACCGCCGTCGTCTGGATCGGTAATCTGATCGGTGGACTAATCCTGTCGGCAGTGTTCGCGGCTGGCGGCGGCGGCGCCGTGTTCGCCAACGCGGACACGATGTTCCATGCCTATGTCCAGCACAAGGTCGAGGCGAGTGCGGTCGCATTGCTTGCACGTGCGGTCCTTTGCAACTGGCTGGTGTGCCTGGCAATCTGGACCGCTGCCCGCATGACGGGTGACGCTGCGAAGTGTATCGCAATGGCATGGATCCTACTCGCCTTCGTCGCGGCCGGGTTCGAGCATTCGGTTGCCAACATGACCGCATTGACGCTCGGACTGATGGTGCCGAACCCTTCGATCGACATCACCGGGATGGTCCGCAATCTTGCGATCGTCAGCGTCGGCAACATTATCGGCGGGTTGGTATTCGTCGTCGGCGGTTACCTAGCCGCTGCAAAGACCGACGCGGTTCTCGCCGCGAAGTAA
- a CDS encoding acyl-CoA ligase (AMP-forming), exosortase A system-associated: protein MIALDPKPYPIDHIALRGAPDAVALVDKTGAMTFAELEAGVGALAGWLAGRGLLAGDRVATWLPKTRAACLMPLAVARAGLVHVPVNPLLRRAQVAHILGDSGARLLVTQGARAGTLNEGDVPDGCSIVDEADLPLVPRRRPGSSWDDADGVAQRAVTMVLPTGPWPPLGNRERETMGPSDADPDTLAAILYTSGSTGRPKGVMLSHANLWLGAISVAHYLKLEPEDRVLGVLPLSFDYGQNQLFSTWAAGASVAPLDYLVARDVVKAVERVGATTLAGVPPLWVQLLETDWPAETAARLKRLTNSGGALTPRLVHGLRERFPAADVYAMYGLTEAFRSTYLDPALIDAHPDAMGRAIPFAEVLVVKANGTRAAPGEAGELVHAGPLVARGYWRDVERTAQRFRPAPDGNGMAVWSGDTVVEGEDGLLRFVGRDDEMIKSAGNRISPLEVEEAVLAGGEAREAVAVGVPDERLGQAIVVMLAGDANGEAALRARLRTALPSFMQPGAYLWRDELPGNANGKLDRSAIAAEVRTCSLAKAGVQSGPPLSRGNMEGSAS from the coding sequence ATGATCGCGCTCGACCCCAAGCCATACCCCATTGACCACATCGCGTTGCGTGGTGCGCCCGACGCCGTTGCGCTGGTCGACAAGACCGGCGCGATGACGTTTGCCGAGCTTGAGGCTGGGGTCGGGGCGCTGGCGGGGTGGCTTGCCGGCCGGGGGCTGTTGGCGGGCGATCGGGTGGCCACGTGGCTGCCCAAGACGCGCGCCGCGTGCCTGATGCCATTGGCGGTGGCGCGGGCGGGGCTCGTGCATGTGCCGGTCAATCCGTTGCTGCGGCGGGCGCAGGTTGCGCATATTCTTGGGGATAGCGGGGCGCGGTTGCTGGTGACGCAGGGGGCGCGGGCTGGGACGCTAAACGAGGGGGACGTTCCGGATGGGTGTTCGATCGTCGACGAGGCGGACCTTCCGTTGGTTCCCCGGCGAAGGCCGGGGTCCAGTTGGGATGATGCCGATGGTGTCGCGCAACGTGCTGTTACGATGGTTCTCCCAACTGGGCCCTGGCCTCCGTTGGGGAACCGCGAGCGAGAGACGATGGGGCCTTCGGATGCCGATCCCGACACCCTCGCAGCGATCCTCTATACCTCGGGCTCCACCGGCCGACCGAAAGGCGTGATGCTCAGCCATGCGAATTTATGGCTGGGGGCGATCTCGGTAGCGCATTATCTGAAGCTGGAGCCCGAAGACCGCGTGCTCGGCGTGCTGCCGCTTTCGTTCGACTATGGCCAGAACCAGCTGTTCTCGACCTGGGCGGCGGGGGCGTCAGTGGCGCCGCTCGATTATCTGGTTGCGCGCGACGTGGTGAAGGCGGTCGAGCGGGTCGGGGCGACGACGCTCGCGGGGGTGCCGCCCTTGTGGGTGCAGCTGCTGGAGACGGACTGGCCGGCGGAGACTGCGGCACGGTTGAAGCGGCTGACCAACTCTGGCGGCGCGCTGACGCCGCGACTCGTGCACGGGCTTCGGGAGCGGTTTCCGGCGGCGGATGTGTACGCGATGTATGGGCTGACCGAGGCGTTCCGATCGACCTATCTCGATCCCGCGCTGATCGATGCGCATCCCGATGCGATGGGGCGGGCGATACCGTTTGCCGAGGTTTTGGTGGTGAAGGCCAACGGCACGCGCGCCGCGCCGGGCGAGGCGGGGGAGCTGGTGCACGCTGGGCCGCTCGTTGCGCGAGGCTATTGGCGGGATGTGGAGCGGACGGCGCAGCGGTTTCGGCCGGCACCTGATGGCAACGGCATGGCGGTGTGGTCGGGGGATACCGTGGTCGAGGGCGAGGACGGGCTTTTGCGATTCGTTGGGCGCGATGACGAGATGATCAAGAGCGCCGGGAATCGGATCAGCCCGCTGGAAGTGGAGGAAGCTGTGCTGGCGGGTGGCGAGGCGCGCGAGGCGGTTGCGGTTGGGGTGCCGGACGAGCGGTTGGGGCAGGCGATCGTGGTGATGCTGGCCGGGGACGCGAACGGCGAGGCGGCGTTGCGGGCGCGGTTACGGACGGCACTGCCTAGCTTCATGCAGCCCGGCGCGTATCTCTGGCGGGATGAATTACCGGGTAATGCCAATGGGAAGCTGGATAGGTCTGCCATCGCGGCTGAGGTAAGAACTTGTTCCCTCGCGAAGGCGGGCGTCCAGTCTGGGCCCCCGCTTTCGCGGGGGAACATGGAGGGGAGTGCGTCATGA
- a CDS encoding acyl carrier protein has protein sequence MLVIFEGTSQVETTVRAVLADILGLSADRVATFTADTPLFGALPELDSMAVASVLTELEDRLGILIEDDEIDGEMLETFGALVQFAAGKALV, from the coding sequence ATGCTCGTGATCTTCGAAGGTACTTCCCAAGTCGAAACGACGGTACGCGCCGTCCTCGCCGACATCCTCGGCCTCAGCGCCGACCGAGTCGCGACGTTCACCGCCGACACGCCGCTGTTCGGTGCGCTGCCCGAACTCGATTCGATGGCGGTGGCGAGCGTGCTCACCGAACTCGAGGACCGGCTCGGCATCCTGATCGAGGACGACGAGATCGACGGCGAGATGCTCGAGACATTCGGCGCGCTCGTCCAGTTCGCCGCGGGCAAGGCGCTGGTCTAA
- the mobA gene encoding molybdenum cofactor guanylyltransferase — MAGGRSSRFGSDKARAMFRGRTLSEHARDLLVPYVDTAVIVGRDGPIADLPGPDLGPLGGIAGALSYAGERGFTSVLTIACDMPVLPDGLLAALARGAPAYCPDAPVLGHWNTASIEALLEHIATSPRRSVRGWAAAIGAVPIAAPAPILNINTPEDIAAL, encoded by the coding sequence TTGGCTGGTGGGCGATCGTCCCGGTTCGGTTCGGACAAGGCACGGGCGATGTTTCGAGGGCGTACGCTTTCCGAGCATGCGCGAGATTTGCTGGTGCCGTACGTCGATACGGCGGTCATCGTTGGCAGAGACGGCCCGATCGCCGACCTCCCCGGCCCCGATCTCGGCCCTTTGGGCGGGATCGCCGGAGCGCTGTCCTATGCCGGCGAACGGGGTTTCACGTCGGTCCTGACGATCGCATGCGACATGCCGGTGCTGCCCGATGGTTTGCTGGCGGCGCTCGCACGGGGAGCGCCCGCCTATTGCCCGGATGCGCCGGTGCTCGGCCATTGGAATACCGCGTCGATAGAGGCTTTGCTTGAGCATATCGCGACATCGCCACGCCGCTCGGTTCGCGGTTGGGCGGCGGCGATCGGCGCCGTGCCGATCGCTGCGCCCGCGCCGATCCTCAACATTAATACGCCGGAAGACATCGCCGCCCTATGA
- the fdhD gene encoding formate dehydrogenase accessory sulfurtransferase FdhD, with amino-acid sequence MTTSRTLPIKILRPDSVTTGDRTIAVEVPVAIEIDGLGYAVMMMTPADLTEFTTGFLLTERLADSAEDVRDIDVFEAEAGWIVRVGLSERCKGRIHDRVRHRTSDTSCGLCGISGLEQLRKPVPHTPPKPDTSVSALFAALGGLRTHQPLNAATGAIHAAAACDREGRIIAAYEDVGRHNALDKLVGGVAIKRHAIDGFILVTSRISFEMVDKALIAGAPMLMGISAPTSLAIEHSRAHGLTLLALARSDAILVVNDPWDLFA; translated from the coding sequence ATGACGACCTCCCGCACGCTGCCGATCAAGATCCTTCGCCCTGATTCGGTCACCACGGGAGACCGAACGATCGCAGTCGAGGTGCCCGTCGCGATCGAGATCGATGGGCTCGGCTATGCGGTGATGATGATGACACCCGCCGATCTCACCGAGTTCACGACCGGGTTCCTGCTGACCGAGCGGCTGGCCGACAGCGCCGAGGACGTGCGCGACATCGACGTGTTCGAGGCCGAGGCGGGCTGGATCGTCCGCGTCGGCCTGTCCGAGCGGTGCAAGGGGCGCATTCACGACCGTGTCCGTCATCGGACCAGCGACACGAGTTGCGGGCTGTGCGGAATTTCCGGGCTCGAACAGTTACGCAAACCCGTCCCGCACACGCCGCCAAAGCCTGACACGTCCGTAAGCGCGCTTTTTGCCGCACTGGGTGGGCTGCGCACGCATCAGCCTCTCAACGCCGCTACGGGCGCCATTCATGCGGCGGCTGCGTGCGACCGCGAAGGCCGGATCATCGCTGCCTATGAGGACGTCGGTCGCCACAATGCGCTCGACAAGCTGGTTGGTGGCGTGGCGATAAAGCGCCATGCGATCGACGGGTTCATCCTCGTCACCTCGCGGATCAGTTTCGAGATGGTCGACAAGGCTTTGATTGCCGGCGCGCCGATGCTGATGGGCATCTCCGCACCGACGAGCCTGGCGATCGAGCACTCGCGCGCGCACGGTTTGACACTGCTCGCGCTCGCCCGCAGCGATGCGATCCTGGTGGTCAACGATCCGTGGGACCTCTTCGCCTAG